CCGATGAGAGCAATCGCGGAACTTGCAGTGTCCAAGGAAGGGGCGAAACTCAATAAAGCCTTCGAGTACTTCGTCTTCTTCCATATGCCACAAACCGAATTCGCGAATACCGGGCGAATCAATTAAGTGGCCGCCTCCGGGAAAATGCAAAAGCGTTGCGCTAGTGGTCGTATGTGTACCTTGCTGGCGCTCAGATAAATCGCCAACGCGCAAATTACTCTCCGGCAACAATGCGTTCACTAATGAAGATTTGCCCACGCCGGATTGACCCACAAACACACTCGTATAGTGCGTTAAATATTCGCGGAACTCTTCAAGCCCGGTACCATTTTTGGTGGAAACCATTAAAACTTCGTAACCTAAATTGCGATAAGTTTTTTCTAAATAATTAACTTTGTCGCGCGTGGAATCGTCGATGCGATCAGTTTTGTTAATCAACAATACGGGTTCAATATCAATCGCATTGGCCGCGACTAAATAACGATCAATTAAATTTGCATGAGGCTCAGGGTAGGGCGCAACGACTATGATAATGCGATCAATATTGGCGGCTACTGTCTTCATATCGCCGTGCGGATCAGGGCGTTGTAGTGCTGAATCCCTCGGTAAAACTGCAACCACTACGCCAAGCGGATTACCCGCCCGCCAAACAACCCTGTCGCCCGTTACCAGTGAGCCCAGGTTGCTGCGAAAATGGCAGCGCTGCTGCTGACCTGCGTTATCGCCTTCGGTGGCTTCAACCACCACCTGCATTCCGTAATGGGTAATGATTAAACCGTGCTGCTCTGGCCCCAAATCACTCTCATTGAGCGCATCGTCTGCTTGCTGGTCGCGTTTGGTGGCGCGCACACTGCGCTCTTCCTGGATTTTTTCGATGCGCCATTGCTGACGGCGAGTAAGTTTGC
This DNA window, taken from Cellvibrio zantedeschiae, encodes the following:
- the rsgA gene encoding small ribosomal subunit biogenesis GTPase RsgA encodes the protein MTKRKLTRRQQWRIEKIQEERSVRATKRDQQADDALNESDLGPEQHGLIITHYGMQVVVEATEGDNAGQQQRCHFRSNLGSLVTGDRVVWRAGNPLGVVVAVLPRDSALQRPDPHGDMKTVAANIDRIIIVVAPYPEPHANLIDRYLVAANAIDIEPVLLINKTDRIDDSTRDKVNYLEKTYRNLGYEVLMVSTKNGTGLEEFREYLTHYTSVFVGQSGVGKSSLVNALLPESNLRVGDLSERQQGTHTTTSATLLHFPGGGHLIDSPGIREFGLWHMEEDEVLEGFIEFRPFLGHCKFRDCSHRHEPGCAILSALESGKISGTRMDSYRYILRTLNEN